A region of Sulfurovum sp. DNA encodes the following proteins:
- a CDS encoding CTP synthase, producing the protein MDNETTKYIFVTGGVLSSLGKGITAASIGTLLKHTGQRVGVLKLDPYINVDPGTMSPLEHGEVFVTKDGAETDLDLGHYERFLDTSLTQNNNFTTGQVYKTVIENERKGKYLGKTIQVVPHIVNEIKERIVRAGESKDVLIVELGGTTGDIEGLPFLETIRQMKHELGKTNVMNIHVTLLPYIKAAEELKTKPTQHSVQELRRIGIAPHMLVLRAEVPVNKEIKNKIAYSCDVDEESVIVAEDAPTIYQVPLNFLRQDILMPICKQLKLENCSPQMDQWVNLVQKIMMPKDEVKIAFVGKYLNLKESYKSLTEALIHAGAHLDSRVNIQWVDSKKIEEEGATKFLHDVDGILVAGGFGERGIEGKIQSIQYAREEKIPFLGICLGMQLSMIEFARNVLNLEDVNSIEFNKNTSNPLIYLIDEFIDISGIKQIRTTTSPMGGTLRLGEYECETKKGSKLREAYDASVIYERHRHRYEANPKFREALENKGMEVTGESHGLIEAVEVKDHPWFLGVQFHPEFTSRLQNANPTILSFVKAAMAQKENV; encoded by the coding sequence ATGGATAATGAAACAACAAAATATATTTTTGTCACTGGAGGTGTACTTAGTTCGCTTGGAAAAGGAATTACAGCAGCAAGTATTGGTACACTTTTAAAACATACAGGTCAAAGGGTTGGTGTACTTAAACTTGATCCTTATATTAATGTTGACCCTGGAACCATGTCTCCTTTAGAACATGGTGAAGTTTTTGTTACTAAAGATGGTGCAGAAACCGATCTTGATCTTGGACATTATGAACGTTTTCTTGATACCTCTTTAACACAAAATAATAACTTTACCACAGGTCAAGTATATAAAACAGTCATTGAAAATGAACGTAAAGGGAAGTATCTTGGCAAAACAATTCAAGTAGTGCCTCATATTGTTAATGAGATTAAAGAGCGTATTGTTCGTGCAGGTGAAAGTAAAGATGTTCTTATTGTTGAACTTGGTGGTACAACTGGAGACATAGAAGGACTTCCTTTTCTTGAAACAATTCGTCAAATGAAACATGAGCTTGGAAAAACCAATGTTATGAATATACATGTAACTTTATTACCTTACATTAAAGCAGCAGAGGAGTTAAAAACCAAACCTACACAACATTCAGTACAAGAGCTTAGGCGTATTGGTATTGCACCTCATATGCTAGTACTTCGTGCAGAAGTACCTGTAAATAAAGAGATTAAAAATAAAATTGCTTATAGCTGTGATGTAGATGAAGAATCAGTTATTGTAGCAGAAGATGCACCAACTATCTATCAGGTACCACTCAATTTTTTACGTCAAGATATTCTTATGCCTATTTGTAAACAGCTTAAACTAGAAAACTGTTCACCACAAATGGATCAATGGGTTAATCTTGTACAAAAGATTATGATGCCAAAAGATGAAGTAAAGATTGCATTTGTTGGGAAATATCTTAATCTTAAAGAGTCTTACAAATCTTTAACCGAAGCACTTATCCATGCGGGTGCACACCTAGATAGTCGTGTAAATATTCAATGGGTTGATTCTAAAAAAATTGAAGAAGAGGGTGCAACAAAATTTCTACATGATGTAGATGGTATTTTGGTTGCTGGAGGATTCGGTGAACGTGGTATTGAAGGAAAAATACAGTCTATTCAATATGCTAGAGAAGAGAAAATTCCTTTTCTTGGTATTTGTTTAGGAATGCAACTAAGTATGATAGAATTTGCTAGAAATGTATTAAATCTTGAAGATGTTAACTCTATTGAATTTAATAAAAATACTTCAAATCCACTTATTTATTTAATTGATGAATTTATTGATATAAGTGGCATAAAACAGATACGCACTACTACCTCTCCTATGGGTGGAACATTACGTCTTGGTGAGTACGAATGTGAGACTAAAAAAGGTTCTAAATTACGTGAAGCTTATGATGCAAGTGTAATATATGAACGCCACAGGCATCGTTACGAAGCCAACCCAAAATTCCGTGAAGCACTTGAAAATAAAGGCATGGAAGTTACTGGTGAATCTCATGGGCTTATCGAAGCAGTTGAAGTTAAAGATCACCCTTGGTTCCTTGGTGTACAGTTCCACCCAGAATTTACCTCTAGATTACAAAATGCTAATCCTACCATCTTATCATTTGTTAAAGCAGCAATGGCACAAAAAGAAAATGTCTAA
- the dnaN gene encoding DNA polymerase III subunit beta: protein MKIKVQKQIIESILINLQPFLEKKDASQITSHILFQSEGDKCTLTATDHEIGLNISTDKILIETEGSFTANGKDLLDIIRILKDDEITLELLNDTLVIKQNHSKFKLPTFDSKSYPTFPTIDDKPKITLDSLSLIQNLKKISPAIDTNNPKFELNGALIDIKNDGTYLVGTDTRRLAIASIVGNNSETLSLIVPKKAILEIQKLFLDEINIFFDETNLIISNESYFFYTRLINGKFPDYQRIIPSSIKHSITLPKKEMVDAIKMITTISQEIKMTLLTDVIVFNSLSADNKEAKTEIELSTGLNEKFEVSFNSRYILDFISQTNHHEFSIELNEPSLPFIVKNDNFMTIIMPIIG, encoded by the coding sequence ATGAAAATAAAAGTACAAAAACAAATTATTGAATCAATACTCATTAATTTGCAACCTTTTTTAGAAAAAAAAGATGCTAGTCAAATTACATCACATATTCTTTTTCAATCAGAAGGAGATAAGTGTACACTTACAGCAACTGATCATGAAATAGGACTAAATATTTCTACCGATAAAATCCTTATAGAAACAGAAGGTTCTTTTACTGCCAATGGTAAAGATTTACTTGATATTATACGTATTTTAAAAGATGATGAAATTACATTAGAACTTTTAAATGATACATTAGTAATCAAACAAAATCATTCCAAATTTAAACTTCCTACTTTCGATTCAAAAAGCTATCCTACTTTTCCAACTATTGATGATAAACCTAAAATTACATTAGATTCTCTTAGTTTAATTCAAAATCTTAAAAAAATCTCTCCTGCTATTGATACTAATAATCCAAAATTTGAACTTAATGGTGCTTTAATTGATATTAAGAATGATGGAACTTATCTTGTAGGAACTGATACTAGAAGACTTGCTATTGCTTCCATTGTTGGAAATAATTCTGAAACACTCTCTTTAATTGTACCTAAAAAAGCAATTCTTGAAATTCAAAAACTTTTTCTTGATGAAATTAATATCTTTTTTGATGAAACAAATCTTATTATCTCTAATGAGAGTTATTTTTTCTATACACGTTTAATTAATGGAAAATTTCCTGATTATCAACGTATTATTCCTTCTTCCATCAAACATTCTATCACCCTTCCTAAAAAAGAGATGGTTGATGCTATTAAAATGATTACAACAATTTCACAAGAAATTAAAATGACCTTACTTACTGATGTTATTGTTTTTAATTCTCTTAGTGCTGATAATAAAGAAGCAAAAACAGAAATTGAACTTTCTACAGGACTTAATGAAAAATTTGAGGTGTCTTTTAATAGTCGTTATATACTTGACTTTATTTCCCAAACTAATCATCATGAATTTTCGATAGAACTTAATGAACCAAGTCTTCCATTTATTGTTAAAAATGATAATTTTATGACAATTATTATGCCAATTATAGGGTAG
- the dnaA gene encoding chromosomal replication initiator protein DnaA, which produces MNIGQKVLFELKKEISETEYEHYIKKLVYDTKRSKSNISYFNAPNILVSKWIKTKYADRLAHLFELQNKIKPQIEIVVKKQSNEKTISILKSNIEKGHTKSTYLNPSLIFESFIVGESNQFAYTTAKAVAEKPGKIYNPLFIYGGVGLGKTHLLQAIGNYHIALGNMVIYTTLEQFMNSFTSHLRSQTMDRFRDKYRECDLLLIDDIQFLSRKEQTQEEFFHTFNELHNTNKQIVMTADRPPNKIAGLVDRLRTRFEWGMMADIQPPGLETKIAIIQKKCELDGIKLSNEVTNFIATNMGDNIREIESAIIRINAMATMLNQEISLDFAQNAIKDHLKEKRESITIDNIMKVVSHELNVKPSDIRSRKRTSNVVNARRTAIYLARNLTKNSMPQIALYFGMKDHSAISHTMKKIDEIIENDENFKVILEELSNKIYTNTQQSH; this is translated from the coding sequence ATGAATATTGGTCAAAAAGTACTTTTTGAACTCAAAAAAGAGATTTCAGAAACAGAATATGAGCACTATATCAAGAAATTAGTTTACGATACAAAACGTTCTAAAAGCAATATCTCCTACTTTAATGCACCCAATATTCTTGTTTCTAAATGGATCAAAACCAAATATGCCGATAGGCTTGCTCATCTCTTTGAACTTCAAAATAAAATCAAACCCCAAATAGAAATTGTTGTTAAAAAACAGTCAAATGAAAAAACTATATCTATTCTCAAATCAAATATTGAAAAAGGCCATACGAAAAGTACTTATTTGAATCCCTCTTTAATATTTGAAAGTTTTATTGTTGGAGAGTCTAACCAATTTGCCTACACCACTGCTAAAGCTGTTGCAGAGAAACCTGGAAAAATTTATAATCCACTCTTTATTTATGGTGGAGTGGGGTTAGGTAAGACCCATCTACTACAAGCAATTGGAAACTATCATATTGCCCTAGGTAATATGGTTATTTATACTACACTTGAGCAATTTATGAACTCTTTTACCTCTCACTTACGTTCACAAACTATGGATCGTTTCCGTGATAAATATAGAGAGTGTGATTTACTACTCATTGATGATATTCAGTTTCTTAGCCGAAAAGAGCAGACACAAGAAGAGTTCTTTCATACCTTCAACGAATTACATAATACCAATAAGCAGATTGTTATGACTGCCGATCGTCCACCTAATAAAATTGCTGGACTGGTAGATAGATTGCGTACCCGTTTTGAGTGGGGAATGATGGCTGATATTCAACCTCCTGGATTAGAAACAAAGATTGCTATTATCCAAAAAAAATGTGAGTTGGATGGTATTAAACTATCTAATGAAGTAACTAATTTTATTGCTACCAATATGGGAGACAATATCCGCGAAATTGAAAGTGCTATTATTCGTATCAATGCAATGGCTACTATGCTCAATCAGGAAATTAGTCTCGATTTTGCACAAAATGCTATTAAGGATCATCTAAAAGAAAAGAGAGAAAGTATTACTATTGACAATATTATGAAAGTTGTCTCACATGAACTCAATGTTAAACCTTCTGATATTAGAAGTAGAAAACGTACTAGTAATGTAGTAAATGCCCGTCGTACTGCTATCTATTTAGCCCGAAATCTCACTAAAAACTCTATGCCTCAAATTGCACTTTACTTTGGTATGAAAGATCACAGTGCTATCTCTCATACTATGAAAAAGATTGATGAAATCATTGAAAATGATGAAAATTTTAAAGTCATATTAGAAGAACTTTCTAATAAAATCTATACTAATACACAACAAAGTCACTAA
- the ruvC gene encoding crossover junction endodeoxyribonuclease RuvC produces the protein MNILGIDPGSRNLGYCILYWSGKNISLVEAGLLKIKTKNLQEQIIELAEGIDTILKSHTIDEVAIEDIFFAYNPKSVLKLAQFRGALSLKILQEIGYFYEYTPLQVKKAVTGNGKATKEQVAFMVKRLLNIKKEIKPLDITDAMAIALTHLQRVKIRKY, from the coding sequence ATGAATATCTTAGGAATTGACCCAGGAAGCCGTAATCTTGGTTACTGTATTCTCTATTGGAGCGGTAAAAATATTTCACTGGTAGAAGCAGGGTTATTGAAAATCAAAACCAAAAATCTCCAAGAACAGATTATAGAGCTAGCAGAAGGAATAGACACTATTCTTAAATCACATACCATAGATGAGGTAGCCATTGAAGATATCTTTTTTGCTTATAATCCTAAAAGTGTGCTCAAGTTGGCACAATTTCGTGGAGCTCTCTCTTTGAAAATACTACAGGAGATAGGTTATTTTTATGAGTATACGCCATTACAAGTTAAAAAAGCAGTTACAGGTAATGGAAAAGCAACTAAAGAGCAAGTAGCATTTATGGTTAAACGGTTGCTAAACATCAAAAAAGAGATTAAACCACTTGATATTACTGATGCAATGGCAATTGCATTAACACACTTACAACGGGTAAAAATACGGAAATATTAA
- a CDS encoding L,D-transpeptidase family protein, whose translation MKILKLILLLLILHTLAFSQPLSMYTITTNLRKSIATKLKGENGKIVKEIYAKTGNRPLWVGTKNAQKMSALIQAFKDPLFNYKNKLFDQKAIEKLLYYLDNNTIPVSKRAITYARLDLLLTNSYVRLVRFIVQGDVDWDLVQKKFATLKESDDIHAIWEIKPKHFPPHGPLISAIKKGEIRSYLESLIPFKRRYRKLIKILKSYRTMEKFPQISYSDIPLKIGDSNNRVLQVKKRLQISGDYPKWAKLYKKFDKLMQKAVMTYQKRYLLEVTGQIDNIMIQYLNQPVHKNIQAIITNLDKTKLYPKYLENEYIEINIPDFNLRYYKNRKMVLKKSIVVGRIDRPTPVFDNKIKYVVINPTWTITDNLIKRDLIHVLREYPDYLINHNIHVFKGNKEVSITQEELDPYEYSNKRVPWRFVQLPGDENALGRIKFMFPNKYEVYLHDTDNKSLFDRRYKVYSSGCMRVEQPFKLAHFVLQHSKNNWNRKKIEDIIKTNKPKTIVLTKPIPIHIVYFTVYEENGLAYFKYDIYMYDQIIHESSENYKKSVFNVPKNRMISIKKQKRKQFN comes from the coding sequence TTGAAAATACTTAAACTAATTTTACTACTCCTAATTCTACATACACTAGCATTTTCTCAGCCTTTAAGTATGTATACTATTACTACCAATCTACGAAAGAGCATTGCCACAAAACTCAAAGGGGAAAATGGCAAGATTGTTAAAGAGATTTATGCCAAAACTGGAAATAGACCACTCTGGGTTGGGACTAAAAATGCACAAAAGATGAGTGCACTCATTCAAGCATTTAAAGACCCTCTTTTTAATTATAAAAATAAACTATTTGATCAAAAAGCAATTGAAAAATTACTCTACTATCTTGACAATAACACCATCCCTGTTTCAAAAAGGGCCATAACTTATGCTAGACTTGATTTATTATTGACAAATTCCTACGTTAGACTAGTACGTTTTATTGTTCAAGGTGATGTGGACTGGGATCTTGTACAAAAAAAATTTGCTACCCTCAAAGAGAGTGATGATATACATGCTATATGGGAAATAAAACCTAAACACTTTCCTCCTCATGGTCCTCTTATTTCTGCTATAAAAAAAGGGGAAATTCGTAGCTATCTTGAATCTCTTATTCCATTTAAAAGACGTTATCGAAAATTAATCAAGATACTCAAGTCCTATCGTACTATGGAAAAATTTCCACAAATATCCTATTCTGATATTCCTCTTAAAATTGGTGACAGCAATAATCGTGTACTTCAAGTAAAAAAAAGATTACAGATTTCAGGGGACTATCCCAAGTGGGCAAAGCTCTATAAAAAGTTTGATAAGCTCATGCAAAAGGCAGTTATGACCTACCAAAAACGTTATTTACTTGAAGTAACTGGTCAAATAGATAATATCATGATCCAATACCTTAACCAGCCTGTACACAAGAATATCCAAGCAATCATTACCAACCTTGATAAGACCAAGCTGTATCCCAAATATCTTGAGAATGAGTATATTGAAATAAATATTCCTGACTTTAATCTTCGTTACTATAAAAACAGGAAGATGGTTCTGAAAAAAAGTATTGTGGTCGGACGTATCGATCGTCCTACACCTGTTTTTGACAATAAGATAAAATATGTAGTCATCAATCCTACTTGGACAATTACCGATAACCTCATTAAACGTGATCTCATTCATGTACTTAGGGAGTATCCCGACTATCTAATTAATCATAATATTCATGTCTTCAAGGGTAATAAGGAAGTAAGTATTACCCAAGAAGAGCTTGATCCTTATGAGTATAGTAACAAACGTGTACCATGGCGTTTTGTACAGCTTCCTGGAGATGAAAATGCACTTGGACGCATTAAGTTCATGTTCCCCAACAAATATGAAGTCTATCTACATGATACCGATAATAAAAGTTTATTTGATCGTCGCTATAAAGTTTACTCTTCAGGCTGTATGCGTGTAGAACAACCTTTTAAACTAGCACATTTTGTATTGCAACACTCCAAAAATAATTGGAACCGTAAAAAAATAGAAGATATTATTAAAACAAATAAACCAAAAACTATTGTTTTGACAAAACCTATTCCTATACATATTGTCTATTTTACCGTTTATGAAGAAAATGGTTTAGCATATTTTAAATATGATATCTATATGTATGACCAAATCATTCATGAATCTTCAGAAAATTATAAAAAAAGTGTCTTTAACGTACCAAAAAATCGTATGATTTCAATCAAAAAACAGAAACGGAAACAGTTTAATTAA
- a CDS encoding FAD-dependent thymidylate synthase, with protein MKTITIHNITYQKPQVTLLQESGIGAAEIAARTCYDSFKNSENQCIKESMEYLDTSAINTIEHSSLLESLAWVHHHHSILEHATLSYLIRGTSRGVLQEHARHRIQAISVRSTRYTMSSVINAFIASLEENDGFIFFYNKLIALDLFVIIDKEYLVIEIRAIYDKLYFQYNKDTNFIKNAVAKSSLPFIKEQRGDAKTLYEKLESGKKKRNVGDAFKHIVTDNWKVDMVVTFNIRSLKNYFGLRDSGAAWFQIRWLAEEMKKVTPTKYLQLIDKQVYKAIIGTE; from the coding sequence ATGAAAACAATAACAATACATAACATAACATACCAAAAACCGCAAGTAACACTACTACAAGAGAGTGGTATAGGTGCAGCAGAAATTGCTGCTAGAACATGTTATGACAGCTTTAAAAACTCAGAGAACCAATGCATCAAAGAGTCGATGGAGTATCTTGATACAAGTGCTATCAACACCATTGAACACTCAAGCTTGCTTGAAAGTTTAGCATGGGTACACCATCATCACTCTATATTAGAACATGCAACGCTCAGTTATCTTATACGAGGAACATCTAGAGGTGTATTGCAAGAGCATGCACGTCATCGTATACAAGCAATTTCTGTACGCTCCACACGATACACTATGTCTTCAGTAATCAATGCATTTATTGCTTCACTTGAAGAAAATGATGGCTTTATCTTTTTCTATAATAAACTAATAGCATTGGATCTTTTTGTAATTATAGATAAAGAATACCTTGTTATTGAGATACGTGCTATCTATGATAAATTATACTTTCAGTATAATAAAGATACTAATTTTATTAAAAATGCTGTTGCAAAATCTTCTCTACCTTTCATTAAAGAGCAAAGGGGTGATGCCAAAACACTCTATGAGAAACTGGAGTCTGGTAAAAAGAAACGTAACGTAGGTGATGCCTTTAAACACATTGTGACAGATAATTGGAAAGTAGATATGGTTGTCACCTTCAACATTCGTTCACTCAAAAACTACTTTGGTCTACGCGATAGTGGAGCGGCATGGTTTCAAATACGTTGGCTTGCCGAAGAGATGAAAAAAGTAACACCAACAAAATACTTACAACTCATTGATAAACAAGTTTATAAAGCCATCATTGGTACAGAGTAA